DNA from Paraburkholderia sp. ZP32-5:
GCAACCGCAGGTTGTCGTCGCGTTCGGATTCTTGATGACGAACTGCGCGCCGTTGATGTCGTCCTTGTAGTCGATCTCAGCGCCAACCAGGTACTGGTAGCTCATCGAGTCGATCAGCAGCTGGACGCCGCTCTTGTTCATCACGGTGTCGTCTTCGTTGGTCGTTTCGTCGAAGGTGAAACCATACTGAAAGCCCGAGCAGCCGCCGCCCTGCACGAATACGCGCAGCTTGAGCTCCGGATTGCCTTCTTCTTCGATCAGTTGCTTGACCTTGTCAGCCGCTGCGTCGGTGAAAACGAAGGGGGCCGGCATCTCGGTCACGGGGGTATCGGTGACTGCGTTCATTCGAACTCTCCAAAAAGCTTTAGCCGCTATTGTAGGGCTGATCGGGATATCGTGCTGAAGCCCACAAAATCAATGGGTTCTTCCGTCGAAACAGCTGGGCATCGATTTGCCGCCGTCTCGTCGCAGCGCTCGCTAGCGAACTCGGATAAACCATAAAAAAAGCCGCCTTCGCACAAGCGTTGGCGGCTTTCGCTGCAAACCGGCTGGAAAGCCGGTTCGCGCTCGAAACGATTAACGCTTCGAGAATTGCTTCCTGCGACGTGCCTTGTGGAAGCCGACCTTCTTACGTTCGACTTCACGAGCGTCACGCGTCACGAAGCCAGCGTGCGACAGTTGCGGCTTCAGCGTTGCGTCGTAGTCCATCAGCGCACGGGTGATGCCGTGGCGAACCGCACCGGCTTGACCCGTTTCACCGCCACCGGTCACGTTGACCTTGATGTCGAACGTGGTGCCGTGGTTCGTGAGTTCCAGCGGCTGGCGCACGATCATCAGCGACGTTTCGCGCGAGAAGTAGTCGGCGATGGGCTTGCCGTTCACAACGATGTCGCCCTTGCCTGCCTTGATGAACACACGTGCGACGGCGCTCTTGCGGCGGCCCGTGCCGTAATTCCAGTTACCGATCATGTGGGCTCCCCTTAGATCTCGAGCGCCTTCGGCTGTTGCGCCGAATGCGGATGCGTTGCGTCTGCGTAGACCTTCAGCTTCTTGATCATCGCGTAGCCGAGCGGGCCCTTCGGCAGCATGCCTTTGACCGCCTTCTCGAGCGCGCGGCCCGGGAAGCGTTCCTGCATCTTGCCGAACGTCGTTTCATAGATACCGCCCGGGTAGCCCGAGTGACGGTAGTACTTCTTGTCGGTAACCTTGTTGCCCGTGACCTTCAGCTTGCCGGCGTTGATAACGATGATGAAATCACCGGTGTCGACGTGGGGAGTGAATTCAGGCTTGTGCTTGCCGCGAAGACGGTGTGCCACTTCGCTGGCGACACGCCCGAGAACCTTATCCGTCGCGTCAATCACGTACCATTCGCGCGTCACCTCATGGGCTTTTGCGGAAAACGTCTTCATGATCGATCCAAAAAAATTGCTGCGCCCAATGTGTTTTTTCCTGCTTGTAGTGTGCGCATCGAGGCGCGTGCAGGCTCTCCCTGGTTCTTCCTCCGCGGGCGCGGATGCGGAAAAGCCCTGAATTATAAAGGAAATCGTGTCGGGGAGTCAAAACGTGCGATGGGTTCGCCGCAATGGGGCGAAATGCAGCGACACGCAAACGCAAAACGCGGACGAAAAAAAACCCGAACAAGCGGTTCGGGTTTAATCCACCAAAGGAGGAGGTGGAGGAGACAGCGGAAGTTGCCCAACTGCTGCAACAATGAAATCGATTATATAAGTCACCCTTGTGCGATGCAAGAATATTTACATTGCGAAATGAGTTTTCATAATGTGACAAATTAGTTGCATGCGCTGAAATCACGAAAATGCCTTCTAGATCAATCATCAAGGTTTTCGGCGATCACATGCACATCAGACATCCTCTAGAGTAAAACCCCTAAATCGTTAGGGGCATCCCGAATTACCTATCGATGACGCGCCGCAGCACAAACTCAGTCATTGTGCATAGTTTCGCGACGGAGCCGGTCTCGCACGGATCGTCAAACCCCGGGCTACAATGCCGACTCGAATAGCTATGCGCGGTGGAGCGACAGCATGGAATGCAAAGTAAGCTGGATGGGGCAGGACGGGATGGCATTCGCGGCCGAGACGGGCAGCGGCCATCTGGTTGCAATGGACGGCGCGCCTGAAGGCGGCGGCCGCAACCTGGCACCGCGTCCGATGGAAATGGTGTTGCTCGGCACCGGCGGCTGCACCGCCTACGACGTGGTGATGATCCTGAAGAAAAGCCGTCAGGAAATCGCCGGCTGTTCGGTAACGCTGAAAGCCGAACGAGCAAGCGAAGATCCGAAGGTGTTCACGAAGATCCACTTTCACTTCACCGTGACCGGCAAGAATCTGAATCCGGCCACCGTCGAGCGCGCGATCAATCTGTCGCACGATAAATACTGCTCCGCGTCGATCATGATCGCGAAGACCGCGGAACTCACGCACTCGTTCGACATCGTCGCTACCTGAGCGCGGCGGCGGCAGGGACAATAACCTGGCCCGCGACGAACCTCCCAAATAAAAAAGCCGGCGTCCCGATGGACGCCGGCTTTTTTCTATTCAGCGGCAAAGCGAGTCGATAAGCCGGATTCTGTGCACGCGCCGCGTCCGAAGACGCGGCGCGCGTGGCAGCCATTCCTCTAGGCGCGCCATTACTGACGCGCTCAAGCTCCCTACCCGCAGACGAGACGGGGGCCCCGTCCTGCATCTCGAAGATGCGCGCCTGCCTACTTGGAATTGCTCCGGGTGGAGGTTACCGTGCCGGTCTGCCTTGCGACAGCCGCGGTGCGCTCTTACCGCACCGTTTCACCCTTACCTGATCCCGGCTTGCGCCGGGCCATCGGCGGTTTGCTTTCTGTTGCCCTGTTCCGCGTGTCACCACGGATGGCCGTTAGCCATCACCCTGCCCTGTGGAGTCCGGACTTTCCTCGCCCTCGTTGGCCGAAACCGCCGAGGCCGCGACTGCCTGACCTGCTTTGCTGGCGCGGATTTTAACACCGAACGGCGGCACGGCCGGCCGGCTTCAGGCTTAAGGGAGAGAAAAAGCCAACAGGATATTCAACGTTCGCGCCGCCCCGCGCGAAACACGGTGGCGTCGTCGTAAAACGCCGGTGATTCGTTGCCGGACCACCAGCCGGGAATGCCGAGCACGGGCAGCGGCGCAAACATCCGGCTGGTCAGCGCGGAGGTTTCCAGCAACGCCGTGCTTACCGCTTCGTCGAGCCAGGCATCGCGCGCGGCGGAGTCCCATTCGAAGTACGCGACGGGCACATCGACGATCCATGCATGCCCGGTACAACCTTTGAACGGCGCGATCAATTTTTCCAGCAAAGCGTGCCCAAAGCAGCGCACTTCGCAACTGCGCGTCCATGCGTCGCGCCGCGTGACGAACAGCGTGCGCCAGTCGAAACCGCGCAGCGCGGCGCTCAATGCCGGATCGGCGCACGCGAACAGCAGCGCGTTTTCGTCGAAGAGGGTCAGCATGTCGCGCACGCCGCCGCGCGTCGGACCGACGCCGAGCACATCGAGCGCCGCCGACTGTCGCGCATTCAGCGCTGCCTTGATGCGCGGAAACGCGAACCACATCGATCCGTTGAAGAAGTCGTGGAGATTATGGCGTGTCGGCACGCAGCCGGTCGACGCGATATGCGCCTCATACGCAGCGCCCGGCGGCAGATCGTCCTGTGCGATGAAGGCGAGAGGTTCGCCGCGGCCGGTGGTTTGCCGCATCCGTGCGGCATCGGCGTTCATTGCGGCGAGCAGTTCGGCGTAGCCAGCCAGCGCCGCGTGCTGCCAACGCGGACCGCGTGGCGTGAGTTGCGCGAACCAGGGCTGCGACCAGTCGATCGCTTCGAAGGCAGATTGCGGCGATGCCTGCACTACTTCTTCGCGCGTGGCATGCGGTGTTGGCCCACAAGTCGAACGGGGTTCGGTCTTGGGCATTGCTTTGCGTGCAGCTTCGCGCAATGTTGCGGGTGTGACCTCATGCGCCGGTGCCAGTTCAAGCCCGGCACCGGACGCCGCCTCGCGCATCACATCGCGCGCGGCGTCATCGACAGTTCCCCGATCAGCCCCACGCTCTCGCATTTACCGCGACCTCACACCATCCGCCAGCCGATCGACTCACCGCCACGCAGCGGCACGACCGGCGTATCGCCCGCCGGCAGTTCCGCCGGCAGAGTCCATTGCTCGCGGCGCAGCGTGACCTTCTCCGTATTGCGCGGCAAACCGTAGAAGTCCGCGCCGTAGAAGCTCGCGAAGCCTTCGAGCTTGTCAAGCGCACCGGCTTTGTCGAACGCTTCGGTATAGAGTTCGAGCGCGTGCAGCGCCGTATAGCAGCCGGCGCAGCCGCACGCGTGCTCCTTCAGTCCCTTGGCATGCGGCGCGCTGTCGGTGCCGAGGAAGAAACGCGGATTGCCCGAGGTCGCCGCCTCGACCAGCGCGACGCGATGCGTCTCGCGCTTCAACACCGGCAGGCAGTAGTAATGCGGGCGAATGCCGCCCTGGAAGATCGCGTTGCGGTTGTACAGCAGATGGTGCGCGGTGATCGTCGCGCCAAGCAGCTCCGGCGCGGCGCCCGCATCGCGGATGTAGTCGACCGCGTCTTTCGTC
Protein-coding regions in this window:
- the rplM gene encoding 50S ribosomal protein L13, whose product is MKTFSAKAHEVTREWYVIDATDKVLGRVASEVAHRLRGKHKPEFTPHVDTGDFIIVINAGKLKVTGNKVTDKKYYRHSGYPGGIYETTFGKMQERFPGRALEKAVKGMLPKGPLGYAMIKKLKVYADATHPHSAQQPKALEI
- the rpsI gene encoding 30S ribosomal protein S9, translating into MIGNWNYGTGRRKSAVARVFIKAGKGDIVVNGKPIADYFSRETSLMIVRQPLELTNHGTTFDIKVNVTGGGETGQAGAVRHGITRALMDYDATLKPQLSHAGFVTRDAREVERKKVGFHKARRRKQFSKR
- the erpA gene encoding iron-sulfur cluster insertion protein ErpA, which encodes MNAVTDTPVTEMPAPFVFTDAAADKVKQLIEEEGNPELKLRVFVQGGGCSGFQYGFTFDETTNEDDTVMNKSGVQLLIDSMSYQYLVGAEIDYKDDINGAQFVIKNPNATTTCGCGSSFSV
- a CDS encoding DUF3025 domain-containing protein; the encoded protein is MRERGADRGTVDDAARDVMREAASGAGLELAPAHEVTPATLREAARKAMPKTEPRSTCGPTPHATREEVVQASPQSAFEAIDWSQPWFAQLTPRGPRWQHAALAGYAELLAAMNADAARMRQTTGRGEPLAFIAQDDLPPGAAYEAHIASTGCVPTRHNLHDFFNGSMWFAFPRIKAALNARQSAALDVLGVGPTRGGVRDMLTLFDENALLFACADPALSAALRGFDWRTLFVTRRDAWTRSCEVRCFGHALLEKLIAPFKGCTGHAWIVDVPVAYFEWDSAARDAWLDEAVSTALLETSALTSRMFAPLPVLGIPGWWSGNESPAFYDDATVFRAGRRER
- a CDS encoding OsmC family protein — its product is MECKVSWMGQDGMAFAAETGSGHLVAMDGAPEGGGRNLAPRPMEMVLLGTGGCTAYDVVMILKKSRQEIAGCSVTLKAERASEDPKVFTKIHFHFTVTGKNLNPATVERAINLSHDKYCSASIMIAKTAELTHSFDIVAT